The sequence below is a genomic window from Bacteroidota bacterium.
ATTTTAAAAAATCCTTTGTTGTTTCGTAAAAAATTGTTTAAATTATAATAATGTTAGGAAAGATGATAAAAGAAAAAAACAATGTATAATGTAAGCAATAATAAACAATTAACAAATAACAGGCAACATATATTAGTTAGTCATGAAGAGCAACCTTTACTTTTTTTATTAGTACACCTAATCTTATGTTAAAAAAAGGAGAAAATTATGGACATACCAGAAATTCTAAACAAACAGTTTCGTAAAGAGTTGAAAGGCTTACTAAATAAGCACAGCATTGAAAAGAGAAATCTAAACAATTGCTTTATCCTGCCATATTGGAGTAATATATACAATTATGTTTACCCAGACATTATGGGGAATACTAATGCCAACAAACAAATTATTAATAATTAAAAGGAGATTATCATGACAAATCTTACAAAAGCCACATTATTTGTAACTGGATTATTGGGAGTATCAGCATTCCTTGACAATGAAACATTTGTTATTGCCAAAATAGTTTTATTAATTGGAGCACTACCCTTAATTTATTTCAGTACTTCTGGTAACCTTATTTCTAAATCATTTCAAATTGTAATAAAAGATGTTAGAGAAAATAGACGAGATGAATACAGGAATAAGTTATTAAATAATTTAAAATCCCTTGGCAAACCTGATAAATCACAAGAGAACTATGGAGAAGTGGGAGTTCATATTGAAGGTAAAATAAAACCAGAAGATATTTTTAAACAAATTAAAAAAGGTAATATTAAGGCTCAACTCAATCAAACTTTAGTATCTTTTAAATATACTTCTCTTGAAGCGGCTGCAGAAGCTGTTATTACCATAAATGCAACGGCAACCCCGAATAGCGAACTTAAAATTGAAGGATTTTTTGAAACAATAAAGGTGGGTGGCTCTGGGTCTGTTTCAGTCAAGATTCCTAAATCGCTGTATAAGAAAAATGTTGAAAGAGGGTTTATTCCTGCAGTATGCATTAAAGGAAAATTAAGGGATGAAATAAAAATAGCCTTATAGAAATAAAAGCACATAACATTTTGTATAAATAATGACAGGAAAAGTGCTCAATGTCTTGGCATTAGCCAGTTCAAGTTTCATAGCGGTTTGACAGGGATGTACCACGCAATCTGCCACTACTCATACAATTTATCGTTAATAAAAAAAACATAAAATAAAATAAAATAAATCATATTTCTTTTTAATTAATAAACATCACAACAAAACAGCATATTAAAAAAACATGATTGTTTTTAATTTCAAATTCTGTAAAAAATGTTTTTGTTTATATTAAAAATTGTTATATTTTCACTAAATATAAGAGGTGAAAAATGTGTCTTGCAATACCTGTAAAAATAGTTGAAATAAATGGCGAAAATGGAATAGTTGAAATGGGTGGTGTCAAAAAAGAAGTTGGTTTGATATTTATTCCTGAGGCAAAAGTTGGCGATTGGATTCTGCTTCATACCGGATTTGGTTTGGAAATAATTTCTGAAGAAGATGCAAAAGAGACAATTGATGCACTGAATGAAGCATATCATGTGATGCCTGATGAATATTAAAGAGTTCC
It includes:
- a CDS encoding HypC/HybG/HupF family hydrogenase formation chaperone, whose amino-acid sequence is MCLAIPVKIVEINGENGIVEMGGVKKEVGLIFIPEAKVGDWILLHTGFGLEIISEEDAKETIDALNEAYHVMPDEY